The Micromonospora sp. WMMD961 genome has a segment encoding these proteins:
- a CDS encoding glycoside hydrolase family 27 protein codes for MRLNRPLTAALAVLGLGLASPMPALAGPPQAGPPQAGGPAQAGPPQAGGPAQAGHGPGRPGHAPAGSGAEDQGAPAYFNSGLAPTPYQGWNTYFGLGGDPTEAEVRSVTDFMVHSGLRDAGYTYVWIDGNWAAPTPRNEAGQLVADPARFPGGMAALAAYIHSKGMKAGIYTDAGPYLPGQCGLGSNGHYQADIAQFAGWGFDALKADWLCGRAAGLDPEATFRELAEAVRQSPRPMLLNICNPVSSDWGGGPYTPEQLSTWSYTYAPTIADSWRTYTDVGLTDPTPQWAYQWVLRNMDVNAYHPAATGPGHYNDPDYLLPMRPLPDGGYELSLDESKTQLGMWAIMAAPLVIGSDPRGLPKEMISALTNPEIIAVDQDPLVRQGVKVADTGTDAQVWSKVLTGSGKRAVALLNRHDTAQQITVTFADVALGGAVRVRDLWARADLDAQPGTVGVQPFTGSYTVEVPAHGVAMLRLDGTDQVAGANLGGTASASPALVRVDDTHATAFVRDASGALAVNTRTGTTWGTHWTSLGGPVGGRILGQPAAYASAGGRLDVFVRGTDNAAWQRSYTAGRWGPWRSLGGTLTDAPTVAWTSPTQWTLVGRGADGKLWSRTPSTGWTGVGAPDDRPFYGRPSAVVDDAGVLHVAVRSRTDEVWWSSRTGTTWSAWTNLGGTTNGSPTLLATSGRVYLFSLAADNRLWQRNLTDGAWGGWFQRGELATDAFRGAPGATAGANGSAWLAVRGVDNRVHQVVL; via the coding sequence ATGCGCCTGAACCGACCGCTGACCGCTGCTCTTGCCGTGCTCGGCCTGGGCCTGGCCAGCCCCATGCCGGCGCTGGCCGGCCCACCCCAGGCTGGCCCACCCCAGGCCGGCGGCCCGGCGCAGGCTGGCCCACCCCAGGCCGGCGGCCCGGCGCAGGCCGGTCATGGGCCCGGTCGTCCCGGCCACGCCCCGGCCGGCAGCGGCGCGGAGGACCAGGGCGCGCCCGCCTACTTCAACAGCGGGCTCGCCCCGACGCCCTACCAGGGCTGGAACACCTACTTCGGCCTCGGTGGCGACCCCACCGAGGCCGAAGTACGGTCGGTCACCGACTTCATGGTCCACAGTGGCCTCCGCGACGCCGGCTACACGTACGTCTGGATCGACGGCAACTGGGCCGCGCCCACCCCGCGCAACGAGGCAGGTCAGCTCGTCGCCGACCCGGCCCGCTTCCCCGGCGGGATGGCCGCGCTGGCCGCGTACATCCACAGCAAGGGGATGAAGGCCGGCATCTACACCGACGCCGGCCCCTACCTGCCGGGACAGTGCGGGCTCGGCAGCAACGGGCACTACCAGGCCGACATCGCACAGTTCGCCGGCTGGGGCTTCGACGCGCTCAAGGCCGACTGGCTCTGCGGTCGCGCCGCCGGCCTCGACCCCGAGGCCACCTTCCGTGAGCTGGCCGAGGCGGTACGCCAGTCACCGCGCCCGATGCTGCTCAACATCTGCAATCCGGTCAGCTCCGACTGGGGTGGCGGCCCGTACACCCCGGAGCAGCTCTCCACCTGGAGCTACACGTACGCGCCCACCATCGCCGACTCCTGGCGGACGTACACCGACGTGGGGCTGACGGACCCGACCCCGCAGTGGGCGTACCAGTGGGTGTTGCGCAACATGGACGTCAACGCGTACCACCCGGCGGCCACCGGACCGGGGCACTACAACGACCCGGACTACCTGCTGCCGATGCGCCCGCTGCCCGACGGCGGGTACGAGTTGAGTCTGGACGAATCCAAGACGCAGCTCGGCATGTGGGCGATCATGGCCGCGCCGCTGGTGATCGGCTCCGACCCGCGGGGCCTGCCGAAGGAGATGATCTCGGCGTTGACCAACCCGGAGATCATCGCCGTGGACCAGGATCCGCTGGTCCGACAGGGCGTCAAGGTCGCCGACACCGGCACCGACGCGCAGGTCTGGAGCAAGGTGCTCACCGGCTCCGGCAAGCGGGCCGTCGCGCTGCTCAACCGGCACGACACCGCCCAGCAGATCACGGTGACCTTCGCCGACGTCGCACTCGGCGGTGCGGTCCGCGTTCGCGACCTCTGGGCCCGCGCCGACCTGGACGCCCAGCCCGGCACCGTCGGAGTCCAGCCGTTCACCGGCTCGTACACCGTCGAGGTGCCGGCGCACGGGGTGGCCATGCTTCGCCTGGACGGCACCGACCAGGTCGCCGGCGCCAACCTCGGCGGCACCGCCAGTGCCAGCCCGGCCCTGGTCCGGGTGGACGACACGCACGCCACCGCCTTCGTCCGCGACGCTTCCGGCGCGCTGGCCGTCAACACCCGCACCGGTACGACGTGGGGCACGCACTGGACCTCGCTCGGCGGCCCGGTCGGCGGCCGGATCCTCGGCCAGCCGGCGGCGTACGCCTCGGCGGGTGGGCGGCTCGACGTCTTCGTCCGCGGCACCGACAACGCGGCTTGGCAGCGCAGTTACACCGCCGGCAGGTGGGGACCGTGGCGCAGCCTCGGTGGCACGTTGACCGACGCGCCGACGGTGGCCTGGACCAGCCCGACCCAGTGGACGCTCGTCGGGCGTGGTGCCGACGGCAAGCTCTGGTCGCGTACCCCGAGCACCGGCTGGACCGGCGTCGGAGCCCCCGACGACAGGCCGTTCTACGGTCGCCCGAGCGCCGTCGTCGACGACGCCGGCGTCCTGCACGTGGCGGTCCGTAGCCGCACCGACGAGGTGTGGTGGAGCAGCCGCACCGGCACCACCTGGTCGGCCTGGACCAACCTGGGCGGCACGACCAACGGCAGTCCGACCCTGCTCGCCACCTCCGGCCGGGTCTACCTGTTCTCGCTGGCCGCCGACAACCGACTGTGGCAGCGCAACCTGACCGACGGTGCCTGGGGCGGCTGGTTCCAACGTGGTGAGTTAGCCACGGACGCGTTCCGGGGTGCGCCCGGCGCCACCGCCGGTGCCAACGGCAGTGCCTGGCTGGCGGTACGCGGTGTGGACAACCGCGTGCACCAGGTCGTCCTCTGA